One genomic region from Amycolatopsis sp. FBCC-B4732 encodes:
- a CDS encoding ParA family protein → MRVVAVMNYKGGVGKTTLTANLGAVAASRGLRVLLLDLDPQTNLTFSFYSIDDWHHQLKDNNRTIKQWYEDELPGRDTPLAGLVVTPERVNKVLDGTGGRLDLISSHLGLIDIDLELAARLGGATTIETSKRKFLDLHGCLRRALRDEHFADYDLVLIDCAPNFGIVTKTAIVASEQVLVPAKADYLSTLGLDYLVGNCAELVTQFNDFVNHRGGTQGHRPIDPGILGVVFTMVQIYSQQVTLAQHAYIEEVRLNSRVPVLNSRIRNSPRHFGDAGESGVPAMLRTAGRDEVVREFDQLADEVLGTLSLPGGRQ, encoded by the coding sequence ATGCGGGTCGTGGCGGTCATGAACTACAAAGGCGGAGTCGGGAAGACGACGCTGACCGCGAACCTCGGCGCGGTGGCCGCCAGTCGCGGGCTGCGTGTCCTCCTCCTCGACCTCGACCCGCAGACCAACCTCACGTTCTCGTTCTACTCGATCGACGACTGGCACCACCAGCTCAAGGACAACAACCGCACGATCAAGCAGTGGTACGAGGACGAGTTGCCGGGCCGGGACACACCGCTCGCCGGTCTCGTCGTCACCCCGGAGCGGGTCAACAAGGTCCTCGACGGCACCGGCGGGCGCCTCGACCTGATCTCGTCGCACCTCGGCCTCATCGACATCGACCTGGAACTCGCGGCCCGGCTGGGCGGGGCGACCACCATCGAGACGTCGAAGCGCAAGTTCCTCGACCTGCACGGCTGCCTGCGACGCGCGCTGCGCGACGAGCACTTCGCCGACTACGACCTGGTCCTGATCGACTGCGCCCCGAACTTCGGCATCGTCACCAAGACCGCGATCGTCGCCAGCGAACAGGTTCTCGTGCCCGCCAAGGCGGACTACCTGTCCACACTGGGCCTCGACTACCTGGTGGGCAACTGCGCCGAACTGGTGACGCAGTTCAACGACTTCGTCAACCACCGCGGCGGCACGCAGGGCCACCGCCCGATCGACCCCGGCATCCTGGGCGTGGTGTTCACCATGGTGCAGATCTACTCGCAGCAGGTGACGCTGGCCCAGCACGCGTACATCGAGGAAGTGCGCCTGAACTCCCGGGTTCCGGTGCTGAACAGCAGGATCCGCAACAGCCCCCGCCACTTCGGCGACGCCGGCGAGAGCGGCGTACCGGCGATGCTGCGCACGGCTGGCCGGGACGAAGTCGTACGCGAATTCGACCAGCTGGCCGACGAAGTCCTCGGCACGCTCTCCTTGCCCGGCGGCCGCCAGTGA
- a CDS encoding LuxR C-terminal-related transcriptional regulator has protein sequence MPARLRVDAETTLILREAFHKIDANYRTDHYGLYDYARAVMSKIVPLDHFYIGFFHGANRVRYPYGYDGGMYTDPQSHIYGPHGQAAWLLRHRQTYRMQYDNGAALNAGVASGDTSRASADAVTTPLFRRGRDGEPTVFGIMSMQSYQPDTFDDNSVRAFEWLADLVARVLTKEAEDLDALRSLPADVGDAPQLVTADHIVEFLSSRVADVRQRAQDALPAQDIGLLREALQRIVTDCQQLQSDLVELTLDIDNGPEERFRSLTAAEQGVAVLLSSNMPNDEIARELGISLHTAKTHVRNILAKYAMPGRAAVADDVRKHLAR, from the coding sequence ATGCCGGCGAGACTGAGGGTCGACGCCGAGACGACCCTCATCCTGCGGGAGGCGTTCCACAAGATCGACGCCAACTACCGCACCGACCACTACGGCCTCTACGACTACGCGCGCGCGGTGATGAGCAAGATCGTGCCCTTGGACCACTTCTACATCGGCTTCTTCCACGGCGCGAACCGCGTCCGCTACCCGTACGGCTACGACGGCGGCATGTACACCGACCCGCAGTCCCACATCTACGGCCCGCACGGGCAAGCCGCGTGGCTCCTGCGGCACCGCCAGACGTACCGCATGCAGTACGACAACGGCGCCGCCCTCAACGCCGGCGTGGCTTCGGGCGACACCAGCCGCGCGTCGGCCGACGCGGTCACCACCCCGCTGTTCCGTCGCGGCCGCGACGGCGAGCCGACGGTGTTCGGCATCATGTCCATGCAGAGCTACCAGCCGGACACCTTCGACGACAACTCCGTGCGCGCCTTCGAATGGCTCGCCGACCTGGTCGCCCGCGTGCTGACCAAGGAAGCCGAAGACCTCGACGCGCTCCGCAGCCTCCCCGCCGACGTCGGCGACGCACCCCAGCTGGTCACGGCCGACCACATCGTCGAGTTCCTGTCCTCCCGCGTGGCGGACGTGCGCCAGCGGGCCCAGGACGCGTTGCCGGCCCAGGACATCGGCTTGCTGCGCGAAGCCCTGCAGCGCATCGTCACGGACTGCCAGCAGCTCCAGTCCGACCTGGTCGAGCTGACGCTCGACATCGACAACGGCCCCGAAGAACGTTTCAGATCGCTGACCGCGGCCGAACAAGGTGTGGCGGTGCTGCTGAGCAGCAACATGCCGAACGACGAAATCGCCCGCGAACTGGGCATCAGCCTCCACACGGCGAAGACCCACGTCCGCAACATCCTGGCCAAGTACGCGATGCCGGGCCGCGCGGCGGTGGCGGACGACGTCCGCAAGCACCTGGCCCGCTGA
- a CDS encoding alpha/beta fold hydrolase yields the protein MLALLPAPARAATTTCEDLDVPVTVALLPQTMHGRLCTPPGATTVVVLIPGGTYNASYWDIGYTPQTRSFRLAMNNAGVATLALDRLGTGASSKPLSALLSATVQATAAHQVIQSVRPRFPKVIIGGHSIGSAMAMIEAGRYHDVDGVLVTGMTHRMNLITVIPVLANMIPAPLDPAVPGRDAAYLTTSPGTRYTAFHTPGPLDPAAIAYDESTKDVFATTEAVDSLTLTTVVTPASQQITVPVLLVVGNDPHFCGTLGSDCSSPEALRASEAPYFGGPLQTYILNGYGHAINYAPNAPTYFGVVTSWLKTLS from the coding sequence ATGCTGGCCCTGCTCCCGGCCCCCGCCCGAGCGGCCACGACGACGTGCGAGGACCTGGACGTCCCGGTGACGGTGGCCCTCCTCCCCCAGACGATGCACGGCCGCCTGTGCACCCCACCGGGCGCGACGACGGTGGTGGTCCTGATCCCAGGCGGTACGTACAACGCGTCCTATTGGGACATCGGCTACACCCCGCAGACCCGTTCGTTCCGCCTGGCGATGAACAACGCGGGCGTCGCGACCCTGGCCCTGGACCGCCTGGGCACGGGAGCGAGTTCGAAGCCCCTGAGCGCCCTCCTGAGCGCGACGGTCCAGGCAACGGCGGCCCACCAGGTGATCCAGTCGGTGCGCCCCCGCTTCCCGAAGGTGATCATCGGCGGCCACTCGATCGGCTCGGCGATGGCCATGATCGAGGCCGGCCGCTACCACGACGTGGACGGCGTCCTGGTGACGGGAATGACCCACCGGATGAACCTGATCACGGTGATCCCGGTGCTGGCCAACATGATCCCGGCCCCATTGGACCCGGCGGTCCCGGGCCGCGACGCGGCCTACCTGACGACGAGCCCCGGCACCCGCTACACGGCCTTCCACACCCCAGGCCCCCTCGACCCGGCGGCCATCGCGTACGACGAGTCCACAAAGGACGTGTTCGCGACGACGGAGGCGGTGGACAGCCTGACGCTGACGACGGTGGTGACACCGGCATCGCAGCAGATCACGGTCCCGGTGCTGCTGGTGGTGGGCAACGACCCCCACTTCTGCGGAACCCTGGGCAGCGACTGCTCATCCCCGGAAGCGCTGAGGGCATCGGAAGCCCCCTACTTCGGCGGCCCCCTGCAGACGTACATCCTCAACGGCTACGGCCACGCGATCAACTACGCCCCCAACGCCCCGACGTACTTCGGTGTGGTGACGAGCTGGCTGAAGACACTGTCATGA
- a CDS encoding cytochrome P450, with protein MTVPVAPGRWPFLGHTPALLRQRFAFTSSLHEHGEIVKLYLGPAPTYFVTSPRLAHEVLVTAGPKFRKGAMFDKFRPFVGNGLVLSNGDFHRHQRRLMQPAFHRDRLIAYTEIMRRAAADLADSWRAGEVRKIDEDMQRVAVTIVGEALFSTELGKEAIAEARRSIYLIIQQGMIRALSPKFVEKLPVPGNRRFDEAITRMQAIVLAVIREWRTEGTDHGDLLSTLLLAGMTDEQARDEVLTLLTAGIETSALALAWTFHELGRHPEVEARVHAELDEVLGGRPVTAENLGQLTYLRQVVDEVLRLYPLWMLMRRTLEEVDLGDVRLPEGAEVIVSPHALHHDPGSFPDPARFDPGRWAPERTAELPKGAFIPFGAGNRQCIGNRFAQNEIVITVATVAAHWRLVPLPNHPVRVKFTSAAYPDSLPMTAVPRH; from the coding sequence ATGACCGTCCCGGTCGCCCCGGGCCGGTGGCCTTTTCTCGGGCACACCCCGGCACTGCTGAGGCAACGCTTCGCATTCACCAGTTCATTGCACGAGCACGGCGAGATCGTGAAACTCTACCTCGGTCCGGCCCCCACCTACTTCGTCACGAGCCCGCGGCTGGCACACGAAGTGCTGGTCACGGCCGGTCCGAAGTTCCGCAAGGGCGCCATGTTCGACAAGTTCCGGCCGTTCGTCGGAAATGGCTTGGTGCTTTCGAACGGTGACTTCCACCGGCACCAGCGACGGCTGATGCAGCCGGCGTTCCACCGCGACCGCTTGATCGCCTACACGGAGATCATGCGACGCGCGGCGGCCGATCTCGCCGATTCCTGGCGGGCCGGCGAAGTCCGGAAGATCGACGAGGACATGCAGCGCGTCGCGGTGACGATCGTCGGCGAGGCGCTGTTCTCCACGGAACTGGGAAAAGAGGCGATCGCCGAGGCGCGGAGATCCATTTACCTGATCATCCAGCAGGGAATGATTCGCGCGTTGTCGCCGAAGTTCGTCGAAAAGCTGCCGGTCCCCGGGAACCGCCGGTTCGACGAAGCGATCACGAGGATGCAGGCGATCGTGCTGGCGGTGATCCGCGAGTGGCGGACCGAGGGCACCGACCACGGCGACCTGCTGTCGACGTTGCTGCTGGCCGGCATGACCGACGAGCAGGCGCGGGACGAGGTGCTCACGCTGCTCACCGCGGGCATCGAGACGAGCGCGCTGGCGCTGGCCTGGACGTTCCACGAGCTCGGCAGGCACCCCGAAGTGGAGGCGCGGGTGCACGCGGAGCTCGACGAGGTGCTGGGCGGCCGACCGGTGACCGCCGAGAACCTCGGGCAGCTGACCTACCTCCGCCAGGTGGTCGACGAGGTGCTGCGCCTGTACCCGCTGTGGATGCTGATGCGCCGCACCCTCGAGGAGGTCGACCTCGGCGACGTCCGGCTCCCGGAAGGCGCCGAGGTGATCGTCAGCCCCCACGCCCTGCACCACGACCCGGGTTCGTTCCCCGACCCGGCCCGCTTCGACCCCGGCCGCTGGGCCCCGGAACGCACCGCCGAACTGCCGAAGGGCGCGTTCATCCCGTTCGGCGCGGGCAATCGCCAGTGCATCGGAAACCGCTTCGCCCAGAACGAAATCGTCATCACGGTGGCCACGGTGGCCGCGCACTGGCGGCTGGTCCCGCTCCCGAACCACCCCGTGCGCGTCAAGTTCACCTCGGCCGCCTACCCGGACAGCCTGCCGATGACGGCTGTCCCCCGTCACTAG
- a CDS encoding SAM-dependent methyltransferase: MTRSPEWVPPGVDISVPSMARTYDFMLGGGHHFAVDRAVGEQIERAMPGLRDAARVNRAFLGRAVRFMTAQGIRQFLDIGSGIPTVANVHEVAQAQDPDCRVVYVDRDPVAVAHSELMLVGNDRAAIVHADMRDPEKIFDAPQVRALLDFEKPIGLLMLLMLHWVPDESGPLELLARYGAVLAPGSFLAITHVTGDHQGENLDEATEAIKESRSPDQVNLRTHAEVSELFAGFEIVEPGLVGCGEWRPAGPADISAAAEMNMLVYAGIGRKN, translated from the coding sequence GTGACCCGATCACCGGAATGGGTACCGCCGGGTGTCGATATCTCCGTGCCGAGCATGGCGCGCACGTACGACTTCATGTTGGGCGGCGGGCACCACTTCGCCGTCGATCGCGCGGTGGGCGAGCAGATCGAACGCGCGATGCCCGGCCTGCGGGACGCCGCGCGCGTGAACCGCGCGTTCCTCGGGCGCGCGGTGCGGTTCATGACGGCGCAAGGGATCCGGCAGTTCCTCGACATCGGCTCGGGGATCCCGACCGTGGCGAACGTGCACGAAGTCGCGCAGGCGCAGGACCCGGACTGCCGCGTGGTGTACGTCGACCGCGACCCGGTGGCGGTCGCGCACAGCGAATTGATGCTCGTCGGCAACGATCGTGCAGCGATAGTACACGCAGACATGCGAGATCCGGAGAAAATTTTCGATGCGCCACAGGTGCGTGCTCTGCTCGATTTCGAAAAACCGATCGGGCTGCTGATGCTCTTGATGCTGCACTGGGTTCCCGACGAATCCGGCCCGCTCGAACTCCTCGCGCGCTACGGCGCGGTGCTCGCGCCCGGCAGTTTTCTCGCCATCACCCACGTCACCGGTGATCACCAGGGCGAAAACCTCGACGAGGCGACGGAGGCGATCAAGGAAAGCCGGAGTCCCGATCAAGTGAACCTGCGGACGCACGCCGAAGTCTCCGAGCTCTTCGCGGGTTTCGAAATCGTCGAACCCGGATTGGTCGGCTGCGGGGAATGGCGGCCGGCCGGGCCGGCGGACATCTCCGCCGCCGCCGAGATGAACATGCTGGTCTACGCCGGTATCGGCCGGAAGAACTGA
- a CDS encoding bifunctional diguanylate cyclase/phosphodiesterase, with protein sequence MPMLDPQPDRPAVPDPDRGRSLLARKWAYLLSGVTVVSLSREELDAELRGVLGTLCDCLRATTADTAPAERIGGRLVGLGYVGEPGLRCTLDVLAKGLPGLPELQAVDRLAERIALTLGALSCGFLLAHERSVLDQQEIMHLSLLKAVRDAQWHLKESERRFEEVVTSSASGIALVALDGRIVRANAALAEMLGHQPGELTGSVLYDVVHPETVGVLREAMVALLESGKERVRQSQRLLRKDGDVARISLTASLLRDAEDRPGHFVVVVEDGTELMLLQGELSRQALHDVLTGLPNRQYFGTHLETALRRADPVYGVTLFHVDLDAFGMVCNSLGRRIGEQLLMHFAQRLKAVMAGENAMIARFHSDEFGILVENTATTPDIGTIVRAINDELAEPFFVDGHGLALSASAGVVHRPSKGIDPVELLRAADQTLRRAKARRRGQWKMFDREADAEDRRTQKLAVGMAGAWEHGEISVRYRPMARLADGGVAGVEARLHWDRPAEPVPAHEQCAELAESTGLVLPLGDWMLHAAGRQGEWWRQRAGFGLPMVAGLTGHQVSDDALGTRVTRLLADTGLPPEQLMLGVPVGALPVSGVIENVTALADLGVHVMLDDFGLGPDDLRAVQDLPVDIVRVDRRLAEWQAWSDSTFLGALVPLVRQVGATLVVDGIHTEDQASWWHSAGAELATGDYFGVAEPAAELAGQFAGT encoded by the coding sequence ATGCCGATGCTCGACCCCCAGCCGGACCGGCCCGCGGTTCCCGACCCGGACCGCGGGCGGTCCCTGCTCGCCCGGAAATGGGCGTACCTGCTCAGCGGCGTCACCGTCGTTTCGCTGAGCCGCGAAGAACTCGACGCCGAGCTGCGCGGCGTGCTCGGCACGTTGTGCGACTGCCTGCGCGCCACGACCGCGGACACCGCGCCCGCCGAGCGGATCGGCGGGCGGCTGGTCGGCCTCGGCTACGTCGGCGAGCCCGGGCTGCGGTGCACGCTCGACGTCCTCGCGAAGGGCCTGCCCGGCCTGCCCGAACTCCAGGCGGTGGACCGCTTGGCCGAACGGATCGCGCTGACGCTGGGCGCGCTCTCGTGCGGGTTCCTGCTCGCGCACGAGCGCAGCGTCCTCGACCAGCAGGAGATCATGCACCTCTCGCTGCTCAAGGCGGTGCGGGACGCCCAGTGGCACCTCAAGGAAAGCGAAAGGCGCTTCGAAGAGGTGGTGACGTCGTCGGCGAGCGGCATCGCGCTGGTCGCCCTGGACGGCCGGATCGTGCGCGCGAACGCGGCGCTGGCCGAGATGCTCGGGCACCAGCCCGGCGAGCTGACCGGGTCCGTGCTGTACGACGTCGTCCACCCCGAGACCGTCGGCGTCCTGCGCGAGGCGATGGTGGCGCTGCTCGAGAGCGGCAAGGAGCGGGTCCGGCAGTCGCAACGGCTGCTGCGCAAGGACGGCGACGTCGCCCGCATCTCGCTCACCGCGTCCCTGCTGCGCGACGCCGAGGACCGGCCGGGGCACTTCGTCGTCGTGGTCGAGGACGGCACCGAACTGATGCTGCTGCAAGGGGAACTGAGCCGCCAGGCCCTCCACGACGTCCTCACCGGGCTGCCGAACCGGCAGTACTTCGGCACCCACCTGGAGACGGCGCTGCGGCGCGCCGACCCGGTGTACGGCGTGACGCTGTTCCACGTCGACCTCGACGCGTTCGGGATGGTCTGCAACAGCCTCGGCCGCCGGATCGGCGAGCAGCTGCTGATGCACTTCGCGCAGCGGCTGAAGGCGGTGATGGCCGGGGAGAACGCGATGATCGCGCGGTTCCACAGCGACGAGTTCGGCATCCTGGTCGAGAACACGGCGACGACACCGGACATCGGCACCATCGTGCGCGCCATCAACGACGAGCTCGCCGAGCCGTTCTTCGTCGACGGGCACGGGCTCGCGCTGTCGGCCAGCGCGGGCGTGGTGCACCGGCCGTCGAAGGGCATCGACCCGGTGGAGCTGCTGCGCGCGGCGGACCAGACGCTCCGGCGCGCCAAGGCGCGGCGGCGCGGCCAGTGGAAGATGTTCGACCGGGAGGCCGACGCCGAAGACCGGCGGACGCAGAAGCTGGCCGTCGGCATGGCCGGGGCCTGGGAGCACGGCGAGATCAGCGTCCGGTACCGGCCGATGGCGCGGCTGGCCGACGGCGGGGTGGCCGGCGTCGAGGCCCGCCTGCACTGGGACCGGCCGGCGGAACCGGTGCCGGCGCACGAACAGTGCGCGGAGCTCGCCGAGTCGACCGGGCTGGTGCTGCCGCTCGGCGACTGGATGCTGCACGCGGCGGGCCGCCAGGGCGAGTGGTGGCGGCAGCGCGCGGGGTTCGGGCTCCCGATGGTCGCCGGCCTGACCGGGCACCAGGTGTCGGACGACGCGCTCGGCACGCGCGTGACGCGGCTGCTGGCCGACACCGGCCTGCCGCCGGAGCAGCTGATGCTCGGCGTGCCGGTGGGCGCGCTGCCGGTGTCGGGGGTGATCGAGAACGTCACCGCGCTCGCCGACCTCGGCGTGCACGTGATGCTCGACGACTTCGGGCTCGGGCCCGACGACCTGCGGGCCGTGCAGGACCTGCCGGTCGACATCGTGCGCGTCGACCGGCGGCTCGCCGAATGGCAGGCGTGGTCGGACTCGACGTTCCTCGGCGCGCTGGTGCCGCTGGTCCGCCAGGTCGGCGCGACGCTCGTCGTCGACGGCATCCACACCGAGGACCAGGCGAGCTGGTGGCACTCGGCCGGCGCCGAGCTGGCGACGGGCGACTACTTCGGGGTCGCCGAACCGGCCGCCGAGCTCGCCGGGCAGTTCGCCGGCACCTGA
- a CDS encoding DMT family transporter codes for MTGWVRIAVLALLWGSGFLWIKLALTGLSPVHLTLIRCALGALTLLALAFAARQRLPRDRGTWGRLIVAAFFCNALPFALFGIGERTVDSGVAGVMNATTPLWSLLIGVALGTERRLGPARLLGLALGFAGIVVIFAPWDQEGLLSTGALALLAAGLSYATAFAYMARKLPPNGAPLALSAAQLTTATALTALALPVAGTAPEVNLTALAAVTILGVFGTGITFYLNYRVIADEGPTAAATVGYLLPVVSIGLGTLFLGEPLTPRVVGGMVIVLFAVGLTRWRAQVPANCPASSAAGSATPK; via the coding sequence GTGACTGGTTGGGTGCGCATCGCGGTACTGGCTCTGCTGTGGGGCTCGGGGTTCCTCTGGATCAAGCTGGCGTTGACCGGGTTGAGCCCCGTCCACCTCACGTTGATCCGCTGCGCGCTCGGCGCGCTGACGTTGCTGGCACTGGCTTTCGCGGCCCGCCAGCGGCTTCCGCGCGACCGCGGCACGTGGGGACGGCTGATCGTCGCCGCCTTCTTCTGCAACGCGCTGCCGTTCGCGCTGTTCGGCATCGGGGAACGCACGGTGGACTCCGGCGTCGCCGGGGTCATGAACGCCACGACCCCGTTGTGGTCGCTCCTGATCGGCGTCGCGCTGGGCACGGAACGACGGCTCGGCCCGGCGCGCCTGCTCGGGCTGGCCCTGGGTTTCGCCGGCATCGTGGTGATCTTCGCGCCATGGGACCAGGAGGGCCTGCTGAGCACGGGCGCCCTCGCCCTGCTCGCGGCCGGCCTCAGCTACGCGACCGCGTTCGCTTACATGGCACGGAAACTCCCGCCGAACGGCGCCCCGCTCGCGCTCTCGGCCGCCCAGCTGACGACGGCCACCGCGTTGACGGCGCTCGCCCTGCCGGTCGCCGGGACGGCGCCGGAGGTGAACCTCACGGCGCTCGCCGCGGTCACGATCCTCGGCGTCTTCGGCACCGGGATCACGTTCTACCTCAACTACCGCGTGATCGCGGACGAAGGCCCGACCGCCGCCGCCACGGTCGGCTACCTGCTCCCGGTCGTGTCGATCGGCCTCGGCACGCTCTTCCTCGGCGAACCGCTGACCCCGCGGGTGGTCGGTGGCATGGTGATCGTCCTCTTCGCCGTCGGCCTCACCCGGTGGCGGGCTCAGGTGCCGGCGAACTGCCCGGCGAGCTCGGCGGCCGGTTCGGCGACCCCGAAGTAG
- a CDS encoding Long-chain-fatty-acid--CoA ligase, whose product MRVVDLAERPDLLDAALNLGDVGGQFIYQGASGRMITGERFLRLWPRYFLIALDDDGTPMARALSVPLAYPAPDRTELPDHGWDQAIEWAAQDVLDGREPNALCALEVVIAPHLRGTGLSAPMLEALKARAAETGLRKLIVSVRPIGKEAEPGVPMPEYAARRRPDGLLADRWLRTHERLGARVVKVCPFAVTLAGSLADWRAWTGVKLQEGENFIPGGIAPVFASIAHDTATYVEPNVWLEHPM is encoded by the coding sequence ATGCGCGTTGTCGATCTTGCCGAGCGCCCCGACCTGCTCGACGCCGCCCTGAACCTCGGCGACGTCGGCGGCCAGTTCATCTACCAGGGCGCGAGCGGCCGGATGATCACCGGCGAGCGGTTCCTGCGCCTGTGGCCGCGGTACTTCCTGATCGCGTTGGACGACGACGGCACGCCGATGGCCCGCGCCCTTTCGGTCCCCTTGGCCTACCCGGCCCCGGACCGCACGGAGCTGCCGGACCACGGCTGGGACCAGGCGATCGAGTGGGCCGCCCAGGACGTGCTGGACGGCCGCGAGCCGAACGCGTTGTGCGCGCTGGAAGTCGTGATCGCCCCGCACCTGCGCGGCACCGGCCTGTCGGCGCCGATGCTCGAGGCGTTGAAGGCGAGGGCCGCGGAAACGGGGCTGCGCAAGCTGATCGTGTCGGTGCGCCCGATCGGCAAGGAGGCCGAACCCGGCGTCCCGATGCCGGAGTACGCGGCGCGGCGCCGTCCCGACGGCCTGCTCGCCGACCGCTGGCTGCGCACCCACGAACGCCTCGGCGCGCGCGTGGTGAAGGTCTGCCCGTTCGCGGTCACCCTGGCCGGCTCGCTGGCCGACTGGCGCGCCTGGACGGGCGTGAAACTCCAGGAGGGCGAAAACTTCATCCCGGGCGGCATCGCCCCGGTGTTCGCATCGATCGCCCACGACACGGCGACGTACGTCGAGCCGAACGTGTGGCTGGAACACCCGATGTGA
- a CDS encoding DUF2786 domain-containing protein yields MTESDPQLERIRKLLAKAEDPAVTEAEAEAYNRKAAELVARYGIDQAMLAASGATADEIGTLKIPMNDPYSRDKASLLTSVAYPLRCRTLLHRYGQKVESVTVFGYHSDLGRVELLFTSLLLQASTQLTRVRPDGFFPGESLAAYRRTWLHGFARAVHERLTHAESEAVRTAVPGERSAELVVRDRAQMVQHAFDSQYGDLRSAAPRRLSGSGYLDGHDAGTKANLDPSALTRRQKALR; encoded by the coding sequence ATGACCGAGTCAGACCCGCAGCTCGAGCGCATCCGCAAGCTGCTGGCGAAGGCCGAAGACCCGGCGGTCACCGAGGCGGAAGCCGAGGCGTACAACCGGAAGGCCGCCGAGCTGGTCGCGCGGTACGGGATCGACCAGGCGATGCTCGCCGCGTCCGGTGCCACCGCCGACGAGATCGGCACGCTCAAGATCCCGATGAACGACCCGTACAGCCGGGACAAGGCGAGCCTGCTCACCTCGGTCGCGTACCCGCTGCGCTGCCGGACGCTGCTGCACCGCTACGGCCAGAAGGTCGAGAGCGTCACGGTGTTCGGCTACCACTCCGACCTCGGGCGCGTGGAGCTGCTGTTCACCAGCCTGCTGCTGCAGGCGAGCACCCAGCTGACCCGCGTCCGGCCGGACGGCTTCTTCCCCGGCGAGTCGCTGGCCGCGTACCGCCGCACGTGGCTGCACGGCTTCGCGCGCGCGGTCCACGAGCGGCTCACCCACGCCGAATCGGAAGCCGTCCGCACGGCGGTCCCCGGCGAGCGGTCGGCGGAGCTGGTCGTCCGCGACCGCGCGCAGATGGTGCAGCACGCGTTCGACTCCCAGTACGGCGATCTGCGCTCGGCCGCGCCCCGGCGGCTGTCCGGCAGCGGCTACCTCGACGGCCACGACGCCGGCACGAAGGCGAACCTCGACCCGTCGGCGTTGACCCGGCGGCAGAAGGCGTTGCGCTGA
- a CDS encoding TetR/AcrR family transcriptional regulator — translation MGTRQRLIDTASELLAGEGVDAVTLRGIAKAAGVSHGAPLRHFSGRAELLSAVATRGYADLLARRATLPENSPRERLTAACHSYLDFALTNPAMFELMFRRDLVDADDPALSAAASAVFDTFAVLVAAVPTPVARSGADLRLVAASLWAALHGLAQLWLWGGLAGASFAPSPEAALAVTLDAYLG, via the coding sequence GTGGGCACCCGGCAACGCCTGATCGACACCGCGTCCGAGCTGCTGGCCGGCGAAGGCGTCGACGCGGTGACACTGCGCGGGATCGCGAAGGCCGCCGGCGTTTCGCACGGCGCGCCGCTGCGGCACTTCTCCGGCCGCGCCGAGCTGCTGTCCGCCGTCGCGACCCGCGGGTACGCCGACCTGCTCGCCCGCCGGGCGACGCTGCCGGAGAACTCCCCGCGCGAGCGGCTCACCGCGGCCTGCCACAGCTACCTCGACTTCGCGCTGACCAACCCGGCGATGTTCGAGCTGATGTTCCGCCGCGACCTGGTCGACGCGGACGACCCGGCGCTCTCGGCGGCGGCGAGCGCGGTGTTCGACACGTTCGCCGTGCTGGTGGCGGCGGTCCCGACACCGGTCGCGCGCTCGGGCGCCGACCTGCGGCTGGTCGCGGCATCGCTGTGGGCGGCGCTGCACGGCCTCGCCCAGCTGTGGCTGTGGGGCGGCCTGGCGGGGGCGAGTTTCGCACCGTCCCCGGAGGCGGCGCTGGCCGTCACGCTCGACGCCTACCTTGGCTGA